One window of the Pseudofrankia sp. DC12 genome contains the following:
- a CDS encoding ABC transporter substrate-binding protein: MPVTGTATSAAWSDYPNLFHSGSLFDKVGTTVFGDFVRAQDGRRALIVVDPNVPTSSSLAGQLVPSLASRGIELAGEVTFTEGATSAALVADQLKKSGANTLIGAAQPGPFIDIYAQTKALRVKLNVALNSSGTSPSLVAQRGADMAGRTIMSPVAAHGSPARAATRRR, encoded by the coding sequence GTGCCGGTCACCGGCACCGCCACCAGCGCGGCCTGGAGCGACTACCCCAACCTCTTTCACTCCGGCAGCCTGTTCGACAAGGTCGGGACCACCGTGTTCGGGGACTTCGTGAGGGCGCAGGACGGCAGGCGGGCCCTGATCGTCGTCGACCCGAACGTGCCGACGTCCAGCAGCCTCGCGGGGCAGCTGGTCCCGAGCCTGGCGAGCCGGGGAATCGAGCTCGCGGGCGAGGTGACCTTCACCGAAGGGGCCACCAGCGCGGCCCTGGTCGCTGACCAGCTGAAGAAGTCCGGCGCCAACACCCTGATCGGGGCGGCCCAGCCCGGCCCCTTCATCGACATTTACGCGCAGACGAAAGCCCTCCGCGTCAAGCTGAACGTGGCTCTGAACTCCAGCGGGACCAGCCCCAGCCTGGTCGCCCAGCGCGGCGCCGACATGGCCGGGAGGACGATCATGTCGCCGGTCGCCGCGCACGGCTCCCCGGCGCGGGCCGCTACCAGAAGGCGATGA